In one Gopherus evgoodei ecotype Sinaloan lineage chromosome 1, rGopEvg1_v1.p, whole genome shotgun sequence genomic region, the following are encoded:
- the ALOX5AP gene encoding arachidonate 5-lipoxygenase-activating protein, whose protein sequence is MDHEVLGSIVLLAIVSLISVLQNAFFATKVEHESKNYNSKTFQRAGSSAFERVFTANQNCRDAYPTFLVVLWCAGLLCSQAAAAFAGLIYLFVRQKYFVGYLGERTQSTPGYIFGKRIISFLFLMSVAGILNYYLVLIFGSDFEVYIKTVTNTISPLLLIP, encoded by the exons atggaccatgaagtGCTGGGGAGCATTGTCCTTCTAGCAATAGTCAGCCTTATCAGTGTTCTCCAAAATG CCTTTTTTGCAACCAAAGTGGAGCATGAAAGCAAGAACTATAACAGCAAGACTTTCCAGCGGGCTGGATCTTCGGCCTTTGAGCGTGTCTTCACTGCCAA CCAAAACTGCAGAGATGCATACCCGACGTTTCTTGTTGTGCTTTGGTGTGCTGGGCTGCTTTGTAGCCAAG ctgctgctgcctttgctggATTGATATATCTGTTTGTGAGGCAAAAGTACTTTGTTGGCTATCTGGGGGAGAGGACACAAAG caCTCCTGGTTACATATTTGGAAAACGCATCATATCATTCCTGTTCCTTATGTCTGTTGCTGGGATCCTCAACTATTATCTGGTCCTCATTTTTGGAAGTGATTTTGAAGTGTATATAAAAACTGTAACCAACACCATCTCCCCACTGCTACTCATTCCTTAA